The Thalassotalea agarivorans region CGCGATGTTGGTTGTATCTTCAAGCGTTAATAGCGCGTCTCTGTCTGGCAATGAAACACCATGGTTACGTACATTGCGAGATAACGCGGAAAATGAACTAAGCCACCAATCACGTTCTATCTTAGCGTTAAAACTTGGTAATTTAATTACGGTAGCTGTATTTTCTTCGTCGGTGCTACGCGGCGCGGGTATAGCCACAGCAGGCGCCTGCATAAAACTGATGTCCTGCGGCATCTCTTCAGCCAAAGCTTTCACACTGGCGATTAATGCCTCTGGTGTTGACGCTCCTAGGGTTTTACCCAGCGGAGATAAATGCGCATCTTTGAGCTCAGCCACCGGGATATAACAACACTGTTCGGCGCGCGTTATCGCAACATAAAGTAAACGGATTGCTTCTGCGTAACCTTCTTGTGCCACCCACTCTTTAATCTGCTCATTAGCGCCTAAGGTTAAATGTGGCGCTAACTTGTCATCGTGATAGGCATAAGTGGTAATGTCTTGTGTGCCAAATTTTATTGGGCTTTTATGTCGGCAACTAAACGGAATAAAAACAATAGGATACTCTAGCCCTTTTGAGCCATGTTGCGTGATGATTTTAACTAAATTGTCTTCGCTCTCTAGACGTAGTTCATTTTCTTGGCTCGTTTGTGGCGCATGCACCGACCTATGTAAAAACTGCACTAGAGCTTGCGGCGTATTGTGCTCGTTACTTGCATGCTGCAATACTTCTATTAAATGTAAGATATTGGTGAGCGCCCTATCTTGTTCAAACTGTTTCACTCGAATCAGTTGATGCAAAAGGTTAAACGCCATCGCAATAAACCCTTGCTCAAGCCAAAGGTTTCTCAAATCAGCAAATTGTAATTTAATTTCCTGCCATGCAAGCTCATCATGTTGCACATGGGAAAGCTTAGCGGCGTCATAGTTAATAAACTCACAGGCTAAGGCTGCATTAAAATAGCGATCGTTTTCGACAAATAATACGCCTTTTAACACGGTCAACAGCGCCTTAGCATGGGAAGATTGAAACAAGTCTTGGCGGTTACTTAAATACACCGCGCCAATATTAAAACGCTTTAAGCTTTCGCTAATAAGATCAGCTTCTTTACCATCACGCACTAACACAGCAATATGCTTTGCTTTAACCTTGCCATTGCTAAGAATGTCAGACGCTAGTTGGCCGCACCACAACGCAATTTGCTCAAGTTTTTGCCCTTCGGTGCTTTCTTCTTCAAGTTCACAAGCGACAAACTTTAATGCCCCTTGCGATAGCCCTAGTTCCGATAATTCACTTGTTGAAGTATCTGGCGATTTAATCTGAGGATATGGGATATCATAACCAAACACATCTCGTGCTTGTTCATTTAAAGGCGCTCCCCAAAACAAACGGTTGTAGCCGTTGATCATATGACGACTTGAACGATAGTTTGTATCCATCACCCATTGATGATCACATACCGTACGCGCTTTTAGATAAGTAAATATGTCGCCACCCCTAAAACCATATATGGCTTGCTTTGGGTCGCCAATCAAATACATCGCAGTATTTTGTTGCCCTAAATACAACGCTTTTAGAATCTGAAATTGCAAAGGATCCGTGTCTTGAAACTCATCTACTAAAGCAACAGGAAACTGTGAGCGCAAGGTGCTAGCAAGCACATGATTAAAGTCTTTGTCATCAAATTGCTTCGCAAGCGAACGAATAAGATCGTCAAAGCTCAACTGGTTAAGCTTAAGCTTTTGCTCAACCATGTTTAGTCTTATCTCTTCAATCAGTGTTTTAGCCGTTGTGAACGACGTGATTTTACTCAACCAGGTTGGCAATTTGTCTTGTAGCTTAGCTAAGTCTTTTAAAGGCTCAAAAACCGCTTTAAACGTATCTTTATGCTGCGAACGGCTAAATCGAGTTCCACTGCCAAATTTTGAAGTAACTTTTAACGCATCCTCGGGTGTTTGAACAATAGCGTTTAGCTCTGTTTTCAACTGCGCTAGCTCTTCAATTCGTTTTTCTTTGTCTTTGCCTGACTTTTTATCAATTAATTCTCTGGTGATCAGATCAAGCTCTGAATCAATTGCCTGAAGTACGCCATTTGCTTTATGGCTTATGGCATCAACAAAGGCTTGTTTATCAACAACAGACAATGCTTTATCGCTATAAATCGCGTTAGCAAATTGCGCTAAGAATTTATCTGGCGTCGGCCAAAATTCACTAAGCGCGACAAAACCTTGCTTGTCTTGTTTAGCAAACAAGCGATAACGGTCTTCAACCGCTTGTATGGCTACGTCGCGATCATCACTTTCCATGTTGGCATCAAACAATAACCCACTTGCAAATGCATGCTCTGTTAACACCCGTTTGCAGAAACCATGAATGGTGTAGATACTGGCTTGATCTAAATTAACTAGCGCCTTTTGCAATAACAATTTTGCTGAGTTGGCATCTATTCGCTGGGCCAACAACACTTTATATTTATCATCGCTCTCTATCCAAGTGTCCCATTGTTCGATGCTTTCTCGCAAGAAGCCATCAATACGGCCTTTAATTTCTTCGGTGGCGTCTTTAGTGAAGGTCATCACCAATATTTGCTCAACATCAAGCTGCTTTTCTAACAACAGACGTAAGTAAATGCGCGTAATATTGTACGTTTTGCCAGTACCTGCACTGGCTTCGATAAGATGTATTTTTTCTAACGGTATACTTGCTGCATTTAACAATTCCATGTTTAAGCCCCCGCCTTAGCATCAAGGCTTACCGCCTTTTCTTTTTTGACTAAGTGATACATGCATTCAAAATGTTTTATTACGTCTAATTCTAATGCTTGCCAATCGATATCCTGCCCTTTAAAAAAGTATTGCCAGTACGGATCGTGCTCTGGCGAACCTATGGCATCTTTATGCCAAAATTTTGACAAGTTTTCTGCATCTCTCGTCCGCCTCGTAAAATAATCATCCACAAGCGGTAAACTGGTCATTTGAAGCCTTGTTAAACCTGCTAGGTACAAAGCAACAAAGTGCTGCAGCATGGCAATAGCATCGGTAATTTCATCAGATATGGTTAGGGTGTCGATTTTCTTGTTTTGGCTGTTGAAGTAATGCCCTATTGCAGAGGTTACGTCTTTAATGGTGCTAGATACACCTTCCGTTTGTTGCGGGTTTTGCTGCGCCGCTTTTACACACAGTAGCGCCATTAACAACAGAAACTTATCCTTTCCTTTAGGTGATGAAGTGCGAAAATGATACACACGCTGTTCAGCTAGCATAATGTTAGCCTGCAAGGTTACGGTTATACTTGCGCCATTAAACGGCACCTTAACAGGCACAGACAGCGCAATATGCTCAATATTGTCGGTATATTGTTTAATAAAGTCTGCAAACTCACAGCTTTGCTCTTTGTATTGCGCAATAAGCACCTCGGTGGTTGGCAAATCAGGTAAGTCACCTTCTAATTTCATTTGCTCAGATAATGTGTCTAACAGCACCTGCCTGTCGTCAACCTGTTGCTGCGTTAGCGCTGAAACAAATGCCTCTCGAAGTTGATAGCCTGCTAAAAAATCAACCGCAAAGGGTTCGTTATCCTCAAGCATGACACTTGTTTGCTCTAATGACAGCCCTAAGTTTTGTTTAGCAAAAGACTTCGCTGGATGCTGAAAGAAAGCGGCAAGTTGCTCCAACGTTAGTGATATTTCATTCGCTTCTACGCTCGGTGTTACATGCAGCGCATTATCGGTTTGCTGATGGCTGCGGCCTAGCATGTCATGCCATTTACCATCAAAGGAAGGATAACGCCCTTGATAATTACTCTCTCTGTATGGCTGCATTGGCATCTGCCTAACATCAGCTCCTTGGCCATCTTTAAACTCATAACCAAACGCTTTTTCTAAGTAATGGACAAACTCGGTTAACACTAAGGAAGGCTGTTTTACTTTATTGTTTTTAATGTTTCTGCCTTGATAACTTAAATACAGGTTTTTACGCGCAGAAATAATCGCTTCTAGAAACAGGTATCTATCATCTCCGCGCCTGCTTCTATCGCCCATTTTCGCTGTTGTTTGCGCCATTAAGTCGAAACTACTAGCGATCGTTTGCCGGGGAAACTCACCATCATTTAAGCCCAAAATAGCTATCACCTTAAATGGAATACTGCGCATTGGGATCATCGAACAAAAGGTGACTTGCCCAACCATGAACTGCCTGCCGGGATCCGGTTGATTAAACGACAAGTCTAGATACGCTTTGACAACATTCAGTATCACAGGCATATCCGCTTGTGACTGTGTGGCATGCTCGCCTAAGTTTTCCAATACTGTTTGTAAAACAAGCGTTTGTTCGTCATCTTGCGCAAAAAACGCGTCAATTAAGGTGGTAAAATAAGCTTTCCATTCTAGCAAGGTTCGAGGCGTCGATAGCGTGTATTGAAATTGCTGTAATTCTTCAA contains the following coding sequences:
- the recB gene encoding exodeoxyribonuclease V subunit beta, with the protein product MELLNAASIPLEKIHLIEASAGTGKTYNITRIYLRLLLEKQLDVEQILVMTFTKDATEEIKGRIDGFLRESIEQWDTWIESDDKYKVLLAQRIDANSAKLLLQKALVNLDQASIYTIHGFCKRVLTEHAFASGLLFDANMESDDRDVAIQAVEDRYRLFAKQDKQGFVALSEFWPTPDKFLAQFANAIYSDKALSVVDKQAFVDAISHKANGVLQAIDSELDLITRELIDKKSGKDKEKRIEELAQLKTELNAIVQTPEDALKVTSKFGSGTRFSRSQHKDTFKAVFEPLKDLAKLQDKLPTWLSKITSFTTAKTLIEEIRLNMVEQKLKLNQLSFDDLIRSLAKQFDDKDFNHVLASTLRSQFPVALVDEFQDTDPLQFQILKALYLGQQNTAMYLIGDPKQAIYGFRGGDIFTYLKARTVCDHQWVMDTNYRSSRHMINGYNRLFWGAPLNEQARDVFGYDIPYPQIKSPDTSTSELSELGLSQGALKFVACELEEESTEGQKLEQIALWCGQLASDILSNGKVKAKHIAVLVRDGKEADLISESLKRFNIGAVYLSNRQDLFQSSHAKALLTVLKGVLFVENDRYFNAALACEFINYDAAKLSHVQHDELAWQEIKLQFADLRNLWLEQGFIAMAFNLLHQLIRVKQFEQDRALTNILHLIEVLQHASNEHNTPQALVQFLHRSVHAPQTSQENELRLESEDNLVKIITQHGSKGLEYPIVFIPFSCRHKSPIKFGTQDITTYAYHDDKLAPHLTLGANEQIKEWVAQEGYAEAIRLLYVAITRAEQCCYIPVAELKDAHLSPLGKTLGASTPEALIASVKALAEEMPQDISFMQAPAVAIPAPRSTDEENTATVIKLPSFNAKIERDWWLSSFSALSRNVRNHGVSLPDRDALLTLEDTTNIAPKLRFDIAKGAHTGNLLHDVFEHVDFTQPQWPQAIEKPLARYGKLPSAFSEVDLTKWFDDVIATKFTLPGGESLSLAELPWHQTLRESEFYFPMHRAKGHTLTNVLNEHRTQSVLASLPSFHSLKGMMHGFIDLIFEHQGKYYVCDYKSTHLGNDFTHYAPQALADDIALHNYDLQYLIYSVALHRYLKTTLPNYRYEQHFGGAFYFYLRGMSTQAPTDSGVFYRDIAYRHIEALDRLFEGEYTEERQGEKYV
- the recC gene encoding exodeoxyribonuclease V subunit gamma, with translation MIHLYPANKMENLLALYNKIHQVSPLSVFDKETIIVQNQGMQHWLSMSIANSRGIAMNTGYALPAQFLWKLVRTMVGEENMADPVLFSRDVLGWRIYQLFGEKSVKSDPAFAPIFSYIGAVEDPLKRFQLARQLADLFEQYLVFRPQWIHQWQAQNFTFDEAQPPQIQDAFTWQGKLWYLLTKDQNYDPIALIKLAIENLEQYQHKLPKRIAFFGINAMAPMWLELVNAVSDYTQVHFFHLNPCFDYWGDIQSEKQALSKLSAWTDESALALDIGNPLLANLGQQGKEFLALLQQYSTLDISAYEQIEEGERSPLNALQQVNQDILSLQDGRLSPQSLVDDSIIITSAHNALREIQGLHDWLLHQFNQDSSLTPKDVLVMCPQIEAYAPYINAVFARGWQDLDAALPPLPCSIADRTSKASDAVVIGFNQLISLPDNRFKVNDIIALLRLQPIQQKFGLNEEEIDKLSLWLEQVNVHWGLDQQHKATVLSAKEASNQYSWQQGLSRLLQGFAYSDSEAIVDDLFLSAAVEGTDALLLGKLCWFIEELQQFQYTLSTPRTLLEWKAYFTTLIDAFFAQDDEQTLVLQTVLENLGEHATQSQADMPVILNVVKAYLDLSFNQPDPGRQFMVGQVTFCSMIPMRSIPFKVIAILGLNDGEFPRQTIASSFDLMAQTTAKMGDRSRRGDDRYLFLEAIISARKNLYLSYQGRNIKNNKVKQPSLVLTEFVHYLEKAFGYEFKDGQGADVRQMPMQPYRESNYQGRYPSFDGKWHDMLGRSHQQTDNALHVTPSVEANEISLTLEQLAAFFQHPAKSFAKQNLGLSLEQTSVMLEDNEPFAVDFLAGYQLREAFVSALTQQQVDDRQVLLDTLSEQMKLEGDLPDLPTTEVLIAQYKEQSCEFADFIKQYTDNIEHIALSVPVKVPFNGASITVTLQANIMLAEQRVYHFRTSSPKGKDKFLLLMALLCVKAAQQNPQQTEGVSSTIKDVTSAIGHYFNSQNKKIDTLTISDEITDAIAMLQHFVALYLAGLTRLQMTSLPLVDDYFTRRTRDAENLSKFWHKDAIGSPEHDPYWQYFFKGQDIDWQALELDVIKHFECMYHLVKKEKAVSLDAKAGA